Proteins found in one Nitratiruptor sp. SB155-2 genomic segment:
- a CDS encoding respiratory chain complex I subunit 1 family protein — protein sequence MIQYLIFVATLIVTAPLFLTFMKAVKMWLLYKKPVSLLQGYKDFSKLIAKEVIISKEASSITSIAPYMVLAPLVLVLFFLPVPSSNSYYVGFVDAFTITGLITLSTFFLMLLGLDSASSFGGIGSSREAFISALVEPAMVLVIFSLSLIAKDLGVAKAALNLNNHFPIKHLASFTFAAIAFFILLLAENGRIPVDNPETHLELTMVHEAMILDISGFYLALIESASSLKFMIFATLFVSFFLPFGANLPFLFALGLFLIKIAFVSVAVAFIEVNTAKLRLFKVPNLLGIAIIFAFLSLISYYILGA from the coding sequence GTGATCCAATATCTCATCTTTGTAGCAACACTCATCGTGACAGCCCCTCTGTTTTTAACTTTTATGAAAGCAGTAAAAATGTGGCTACTCTATAAAAAACCGGTATCCCTCTTGCAAGGCTATAAAGATTTTTCGAAACTTATAGCAAAAGAGGTGATTATTAGCAAAGAAGCAAGTTCCATAACATCTATTGCACCTTATATGGTATTAGCACCGCTCGTCCTTGTTCTTTTTTTTCTTCCTGTCCCTTCTTCAAACTCTTACTATGTTGGATTCGTAGACGCTTTTACTATCACCGGGCTCATAACCCTTTCCACTTTTTTTCTCATGCTTTTAGGTCTCGATAGTGCCAGCAGTTTCGGAGGTATTGGAAGTAGCAGGGAAGCGTTTATTTCCGCTTTGGTGGAACCAGCCATGGTACTCGTCATTTTCAGCCTATCGCTTATAGCAAAAGATCTGGGTGTGGCAAAAGCGGCCCTTAATCTCAACAATCACTTCCCCATCAAACATCTAGCGAGCTTTACCTTCGCAGCTATCGCATTTTTTATCCTGTTGTTGGCAGAAAATGGCCGCATTCCTGTGGACAACCCTGAAACCCATCTGGAACTGACCATGGTCCATGAAGCGATGATCCTGGATATTTCGGGATTCTATCTGGCACTCATCGAAAGTGCATCAAGTTTGAAGTTTATGATATTTGCAACACTATTTGTCAGTTTTTTTCTCCCTTTCGGTGCGAATCTGCCCTTTTTATTTGCACTGGGACTCTTTTTGATCAAAATCGCATTCGTGAGTGTTGCCGTTGCGTTCATTGAAGTCAATACTGCCAAACTAAGACTTTTTAAAGTACCAAATCTTTTAGGTATCGCCATTATTTTTGCATTTTTATCACTGATTAGTTATTACATTTTAGGAGCTTAG
- a CDS encoding hydrogenase, with product MGNFFIGLFLSTLITAILTTRLYRLFVWYALNSIFLGAAAIIIGSNIADTAMIVSGSITIALKGFFIPYILKYFSKKFDTQRDIQPSIKIQYSILLIPAILVFTFYLVDPVLHSFNKNYISLSIASLFLALLLMIEHKAIFPKIIGFLILENALFLLAMSATQGMPMLIELGIFFDLLMAVVIINLLLTKEVRHV from the coding sequence ATGGGCAATTTTTTCATAGGACTCTTTCTCTCGACACTCATCACCGCTATTTTGACCACGAGACTCTATAGACTTTTTGTATGGTATGCACTCAACTCTATTTTCTTAGGCGCTGCCGCTATCATTATAGGCTCAAACATTGCAGATACCGCTATGATTGTCTCTGGTTCGATAACTATTGCATTAAAAGGATTTTTCATCCCCTACATTTTGAAATATTTTTCCAAAAAATTTGATACCCAAAGGGACATCCAGCCATCCATCAAGATCCAATACTCCATTTTGCTCATTCCGGCTATACTGGTTTTTACTTTCTACCTTGTCGATCCCGTATTGCACTCATTCAACAAAAACTACATCTCTCTTTCCATTGCTTCACTCTTTTTGGCACTGTTATTGATGATAGAGCATAAAGCGATTTTCCCAAAAATAATCGGATTTTTAATCCTTGAAAATGCTCTTTTTCTTTTGGCCATGAGTGCAACACAGGGGATGCCTATGTTGATTGAACTTGGTATCTTTTTTGATCTTTTGATGGCTGTTGTCATTATCAACCTACTGCTTACCAAAGAGGTACGACATGTTTGA
- a CDS encoding proton-conducting transporter membrane subunit, which produces MFSFDTLSILFLLFLFLGIVPNIFYSFGYLSHIEQKRHYLLHYFAFILSMVGVVIANTPLLFLFFWEIMSLTSWQLILTDAKDEKTTTAARFYFFMTHFGFVFILLFFLIVSNGDVSLSFDQLQPIAKQFAYPTLLFFMLIFGFLSKAGVVPLHVWLPYAHPAAPSAVSAMMSGVMLKIALYGFLRMILEILYPWSLEWGVTILILGALSSVIGVLYALAEHDIKALLANHSIENIGIILIGIGMGMIFDTLQLKLLSAFAFIAAIYHIFNHMSFKSLLFMSAGSVLHQTGTKNIEKYGGLIKKMPITAFSFLLAAISISALPPTNGFLSEWMIFQSLLGSSSIHDISLKISIPFAIFALALTGGLAIACFVKAFGITFLGLHRSTNAKHAKEVNTLMRLGMILMGLVTISLMLFAPFYIHLFNDAITAFGWSNVAQRIVPNFWNIHSIADNGGVVSPHILLVALLLITVLFVIGVKKVGIKKRISHTWSCGYNTNAKTQYSATGFAGPIRRFFAWLYKPQVHFHKTTIAGHTTKFTTALYDVHIKPLFETTLYDGTKKVLNIISYYLYRLAHFEQVRYGAIIFNLVLSVLFGYRIVAHQFNWSTFLVELFILLVSIKILVLGDKQ; this is translated from the coding sequence ATGTTTAGTTTCGATACACTTTCCATTCTTTTTCTACTTTTTCTTTTTTTAGGAATAGTTCCAAATATTTTCTACTCTTTTGGATATCTTAGCCACATTGAACAAAAAAGACACTACCTCTTGCACTATTTCGCATTCATACTCTCCATGGTGGGTGTCGTTATCGCCAATACCCCTTTGCTTTTTCTCTTTTTTTGGGAAATAATGAGTCTTACAAGCTGGCAACTTATCTTAACAGATGCAAAAGATGAAAAAACAACAACTGCAGCAAGATTTTACTTTTTTATGACACATTTTGGATTTGTTTTTATACTTCTATTCTTTCTCATTGTGAGTAACGGTGATGTTTCACTATCTTTTGATCAATTACAGCCTATAGCAAAACAGTTTGCTTACCCTACACTTCTGTTTTTCATGCTTATCTTTGGGTTTTTGAGTAAAGCTGGAGTTGTGCCCTTGCATGTATGGCTTCCCTATGCCCATCCTGCAGCCCCGAGTGCCGTGAGTGCGATGATGAGTGGCGTAATGCTCAAAATCGCTTTATACGGATTTTTACGCATGATACTGGAAATTCTCTATCCTTGGAGTTTGGAATGGGGAGTCACTATCCTAATATTAGGCGCCCTCTCTAGTGTAATTGGGGTACTCTACGCACTGGCTGAACACGATATAAAAGCGTTATTAGCCAATCACTCTATTGAAAACATAGGGATCATTCTCATCGGCATCGGTATGGGAATGATCTTCGATACGTTGCAATTAAAACTACTCTCAGCATTTGCTTTTATCGCAGCTATTTATCATATTTTCAATCACATGAGCTTTAAATCGCTTCTATTTATGTCGGCTGGATCCGTTTTGCATCAAACAGGTACGAAAAATATCGAAAAATATGGAGGCCTTATCAAAAAGATGCCCATTACAGCTTTTAGTTTTTTGCTTGCAGCCATATCTATCTCGGCTCTTCCCCCGACAAATGGATTTTTGAGTGAATGGATGATTTTTCAATCTCTTCTTGGTTCGAGTTCAATCCACGATATTTCGCTTAAAATTTCTATTCCTTTTGCCATTTTTGCTTTGGCCCTTACAGGTGGACTTGCCATAGCCTGCTTCGTCAAAGCTTTCGGTATCACCTTTTTGGGTCTTCATAGAAGCACAAATGCAAAACATGCCAAAGAAGTCAATACTCTTATGCGTTTGGGCATGATCCTTATGGGCCTCGTTACAATATCTTTAATGCTTTTCGCGCCTTTTTATATTCATCTTTTCAACGATGCCATCACTGCGTTTGGGTGGAGTAATGTAGCACAAAGAATAGTTCCCAATTTTTGGAACATACACTCCATTGCCGATAACGGAGGGGTCGTATCACCTCACATTTTACTTGTGGCACTTCTTCTCATAACAGTGCTATTCGTTATCGGTGTAAAAAAAGTTGGCATAAAAAAACGAATCTCTCATACCTGGTCATGCGGATACAATACCAATGCAAAAACCCAATATTCAGCTACGGGTTTTGCAGGTCCCATTCGCCGATTCTTTGCATGGCTCTACAAACCACAAGTCCATTTTCACAAAACAACCATCGCAGGCCACACTACGAAATTCACGACGGCACTCTATGATGTTCATATCAAACCGCTCTTTGAAACTACGCTTTATGACGGAACAAAAAAGGTGCTCAATATCATAAGCTACTACCTCTATCGATTGGCACATTTTGAACAGGTTCGTTATGGCGCCATCATATTCAACCTCGTGCTCTCTGTCCTTTTTGGATATCGAATAGTTGCCCATCAATTTAACTGGTCAACGTTTCTTGTAGAACTCTTCATTTTACTTGTCAGTATTAAAATTTTGGTTCTAGGAGACAAGCAGTGA